From a region of the Pseudoxanthobacter soli DSM 19599 genome:
- a CDS encoding ornithine cyclodeaminase family protein, with amino-acid sequence MKVFDAEAVRNGLPWPALVAALREMFVTGCESPPRPHYTIETADGPPATLLLMPAWRPGGPIGVKFVNVFPGNAARGLSAISAAYILSDGTTGAMLAQIDGGELTPRRTAAASVLAATFLARPDSATLTVFGTGNVAANLIEAYAALFPIEAVRVVGRDPERTRRFVQRFAHLPLCVEVGADPERAVAGADIVTAATLATAPIIPGAALSPGTHVDLVGGFRPDMREADDAVFERATFVAVDTREGALSEAGDLIQPLASGVLDMARIKVDLFELCRGTRAGRTDPAEITVFKSVGASLEDLAAASLLVQQNA; translated from the coding sequence GCCTGCCGTGGCCCGCGCTCGTCGCGGCGCTGCGCGAGATGTTCGTGACCGGCTGCGAAAGCCCGCCGCGCCCGCACTACACCATCGAGACCGCTGACGGCCCGCCGGCGACACTCCTGCTGATGCCGGCATGGCGTCCAGGCGGTCCGATCGGCGTCAAGTTCGTCAACGTCTTTCCCGGCAACGCCGCTCGCGGGCTCAGCGCGATCTCCGCCGCCTACATTCTCAGCGACGGCACGACCGGGGCGATGCTGGCGCAGATCGACGGCGGCGAACTCACGCCGCGGCGCACCGCGGCCGCCTCGGTGCTGGCGGCGACCTTTCTCGCCCGTCCCGATTCCGCGACGCTCACCGTGTTCGGCACCGGCAACGTCGCCGCGAATCTGATCGAAGCCTACGCGGCGCTGTTCCCGATCGAGGCGGTGCGCGTGGTCGGGCGCGATCCCGAGCGCACCCGGCGGTTCGTCCAGCGCTTCGCGCACCTTCCGCTCTGCGTGGAAGTCGGCGCCGATCCCGAGCGCGCGGTCGCCGGCGCCGACATCGTCACCGCCGCGACGCTCGCCACCGCGCCCATCATTCCCGGCGCGGCGCTGTCGCCCGGCACCCACGTCGATCTCGTCGGCGGCTTCCGGCCGGATATGCGCGAGGCTGATGATGCCGTGTTCGAGCGCGCCACCTTCGTGGCCGTCGACACCCGCGAGGGCGCACTGAGCGAGGCCGGCGACCTGATCCAGCCGCTCGCCTCCGGCGTGCTGGACATGGCCCGCATCAAGGTCGACCTGTTCGAACTCTGCCGCGGCACCCGGGCCGGCCGGACCGACCCCGCGGAGATCACGGTGTTCAAATCGGTCGGCGCCTCGCTCGAAGACCTCGCCGCGGCGAGCCTGCTGGTGCAGCAGAACGCCTGA